Part of the Pirellulales bacterium genome, TTCCCGGTGGGTTCATCGGCCAGCAGCAACTTCGGATCGTTCGCCAACGCCCGCGCGATCGCCACCCGCTGCCGCTCGCCCACCGATAGTTTGGCGGGCAAATGATTCTGGCGGTGCGACATCCCCACGATCGCCAGCAGGTCTGCCGCTTTTTCGGCGCGTGCGCGTGGTCCGAGCGATGTCTCAAACATCGGGATCTGCACGTTTTCCACGGCCGTGAGCGTCGGCAGCAAATAGAACGACTGAAACACAAAACCGATGGTCGAAGCCCGAAAATGATCGAGATTGGCCTGCTGCCGCAACGACTGCCCTGCGAAAAAAATGTCACCGCTCGTCGGGTGATCGAGCGCGCCCAGCAAATGTAGCAATGTCGATTTGCCGCTACCGCTCGGTCCCATGATTGCCAGGTATTCCCCGGTTCGAATGGAAAGCGATACATCACAGAGCGCGTGAACGTCGCCGTCATCGTACGTGCGGCCGACGTGAACAACTTCCATCAGCGGCCCCACTGGCGGCCCGCCGATCGTACGTGCGCTCGATGAAGTGTCGTTACTCATGTCGTAGAGATTCAACCGGCGGTATTCGCGTCGCGCGAACGGCTGGGTACAAAGAACCAATAACGGCCACGGCGACCG contains:
- a CDS encoding ABC transporter ATP-binding protein, with translation MSNDTSSSARTIGGPPVGPLMEVVHVGRTYDDGDVHALCDVSLSIRTGEYLAIMGPSGSGKSTLLHLLGALDHPTSGDIFFAGQSLRQQANLDHFRASTIGFVFQSFYLLPTLTAVENVQIPMFETSLGPRARAEKAADLLAIVGMSHRQNHLPAKLSVGERQRVAIARALANDPKLLLADEPTGNLDTPSGQVVLDLFDRLHRERGLTLAVITHDAQVAARAERTIWIRDGRLHDA